From one Symbiobacterium terraclitae genomic stretch:
- a CDS encoding bifunctional folylpolyglutamate synthase/dihydrofolate synthase — protein MTYAAALAFLAGLQRFGMKPGLERTAALLERLGRPERRVGRVVHITGTSGKGSVAAMVEAGLRASGRRVGLFTSPPLERFTERMQLNRAEIAEDEVGRLAAAIAPHAKALSAGGEDSPTEFEVITAMALAWFADQGVDDLVLEAGMGGRFDATTAVERVAATAITNVALDHTRWLGDTHEAIAWDKAGIIRPGVPCVTGTDHPGALAVIERVAREQGAPLIRVTPEDSRVVTTGPDGQVVDLRGARGWYRDVRLSLLGAHQAANAAVALRLLELLDVDEGAIRSGLAEVVWPGRMELVRAPGGRLVLLDGAHNPAKCAALARAVRDVFPGRRVHLLLGVLADKDVERTVAPLLPLAEQIWAVAPESPRALPAEELAGVCAGLGRSARVVPAIAEALPAALAAAGPDDLLVVTGSFYTVGPARRILVRRQVIQALPPA, from the coding sequence ATGACTTACGCTGCGGCCCTGGCCTTTCTGGCGGGGCTGCAGCGCTTCGGGATGAAGCCTGGCCTGGAGCGGACGGCTGCCCTGCTGGAACGGCTCGGGCGGCCCGAACGCCGGGTCGGGCGGGTGGTGCACATCACCGGTACCAGCGGCAAGGGCTCGGTGGCGGCGATGGTGGAGGCGGGCCTGAGGGCCTCCGGGCGCCGGGTCGGCCTCTTCACCTCGCCTCCCCTGGAGCGGTTTACCGAGCGGATGCAGCTGAACCGGGCCGAGATCGCGGAGGACGAGGTGGGCCGCCTGGCAGCGGCCATCGCCCCCCACGCGAAGGCGCTGTCGGCCGGCGGTGAGGACTCGCCGACCGAGTTCGAGGTCATCACCGCCATGGCGCTGGCCTGGTTCGCCGATCAGGGCGTGGACGACCTGGTGCTGGAGGCGGGCATGGGCGGCCGGTTCGACGCCACCACCGCGGTGGAGCGGGTTGCCGCCACGGCCATCACCAACGTCGCGCTCGACCACACCCGGTGGCTGGGCGACACCCACGAGGCGATCGCCTGGGACAAGGCCGGGATCATCCGTCCCGGGGTCCCGTGCGTAACCGGCACCGACCACCCCGGCGCCCTCGCGGTGATCGAGCGGGTGGCCCGGGAGCAGGGCGCACCGCTGATCCGGGTGACGCCCGAGGACAGCCGGGTCGTGACGACCGGCCCGGACGGCCAGGTGGTGGACCTGCGCGGGGCGCGCGGCTGGTACCGGGACGTCCGCCTCAGCCTGCTGGGGGCGCACCAGGCGGCCAACGCCGCAGTGGCCCTGCGGCTGCTGGAGCTGCTGGACGTGGACGAGGGCGCGATCCGGAGCGGGCTGGCCGAGGTGGTCTGGCCGGGCCGGATGGAGCTGGTGCGGGCGCCCGGCGGGCGGCTGGTGCTGCTGGACGGGGCGCACAACCCGGCCAAGTGCGCCGCCCTCGCCCGGGCGGTCCGGGACGTCTTCCCGGGCCGGCGCGTCCACCTGCTGCTGGGCGTCCTGGCCGACAAGGACGTGGAGCGGACCGTGGCGCCGCTGCTCCCGCTGGCGGAGCAGATCTGGGCCGTCGCGCCGGAGAGCCCCCGCGCCCTGCCGGCGGAGGAGCTGGCCGGCGTCTGCGCCGGGCTGGGCCGCTCTGCCCGGGTCGTCCCCGCGATCGCCGAGGCGCTTCCGGCCGCCCTGGCGGCGGCCGGCCCGGACGACCTGTTGGTGGTCACCGGCTCCTTCTACACGGTGGGACCGGCCCGGCGCATTCTTGTCCGCAGGCAGGTTATACAAGCCCTCCCCCCCGCATAG
- a CDS encoding SPOR domain-containing protein produces MHRFGRSVQRKTNDRWGGVFILAVVLAVVGAWQLGGVLGNLLGEEKPAAMEPVPGMEDVTSLPEAPVPTTRMAQTFQVHFVQVGAFRSEGAARQFVQELAKQDLVAATTPRNEQGLVKVYAGPFMTGEEAAEVQSIMAETGVAKNAFTVAMEVAYAPDAVMAMTGSVNPDLQAGLDTLNNYLFEAGAWFAKRSAGEPADGGALASLGQEMRRLATKLAAAEESPAITRFLGLADVASVNAADIEVAATASPGSEEFQRAMNGYVSLLEQYRNFYTEGGSGE; encoded by the coding sequence ATGCATCGGTTTGGTCGATCCGTGCAGAGGAAAACGAATGACCGGTGGGGCGGCGTGTTTATCCTGGCCGTCGTGCTGGCCGTGGTGGGTGCCTGGCAGCTCGGCGGCGTCCTGGGGAACCTCCTGGGCGAGGAGAAGCCCGCCGCCATGGAACCGGTGCCGGGGATGGAGGACGTGACGAGCCTGCCCGAAGCGCCGGTGCCGACTACCCGGATGGCCCAGACGTTCCAGGTCCACTTCGTCCAGGTCGGCGCGTTCCGCTCTGAGGGGGCCGCCCGCCAGTTCGTCCAGGAGCTGGCGAAGCAAGATCTGGTTGCGGCGACCACCCCGCGCAACGAGCAGGGGCTCGTGAAGGTCTACGCCGGCCCGTTCATGACGGGCGAGGAGGCGGCTGAGGTCCAGTCCATCATGGCCGAGACCGGCGTCGCCAAGAACGCCTTCACCGTCGCCATGGAGGTCGCGTACGCCCCCGATGCCGTCATGGCGATGACCGGCTCGGTCAACCCCGACCTCCAGGCGGGTCTCGACACCCTGAACAACTACCTGTTCGAGGCCGGCGCCTGGTTCGCCAAGCGCTCGGCCGGTGAGCCGGCCGACGGCGGTGCGCTGGCCAGCCTGGGCCAGGAGATGAGGCGGCTGGCCACCAAGCTGGCGGCCGCCGAGGAGAGCCCGGCCATCACCCGGTTCCTGGGCCTGGCCGACGTGGCCTCCGTGAACGCTGCGGACATCGAGGTGGCGGCCACCGCCAGCCCCGGCAGCGAGGAGTTCCAGCGGGCGATGAACGGCTACGTCAGCCTGCTGGAGCAGTACCGCAACTTCTACACCGAGGGCGGCTCGGGTGAGTAG
- a CDS encoding DUF4321 domain-containing protein yields MSRGWLAFMWAVIGAVVGQLLGAALAGQVPFLNYHLPLGMAPATLDLNFLVVTFGISFKLTIAGAIGLVLALWLALR; encoded by the coding sequence GTGAGTCGCGGTTGGTTGGCCTTCATGTGGGCCGTGATCGGCGCGGTGGTCGGGCAGCTGCTCGGCGCAGCCCTGGCCGGTCAGGTGCCCTTCCTGAACTACCATCTCCCGCTGGGAATGGCACCGGCGACGCTCGACCTGAACTTTCTAGTGGTGACCTTCGGGATTTCGTTCAAGCTAACGATAGCAGGCGCAATCGGGCTGGTCCTGGCCCTGTGGCTGGCCCTGCGCTGA
- a CDS encoding Maf family protein, which yields MQIVLASTSPRRQELLRQVGIPFVIDAPDVDEHVLEPLPPGRLVEQLALRKARAVARRRPGSIVLGADTIVVVDGEVLGKPADRADAVAMLERLSGRSHQVLTGVAVVRDGRELVAHEETVVRFASLTREQVEWYVATGEPMDKAGAYGIQGRAAALISGISGDYYNVVGLPLYRTVQMLSQFGHPIFTGGARRRET from the coding sequence ATGCAGATCGTCCTGGCCTCGACTTCGCCCCGCCGGCAGGAGCTGCTCCGCCAGGTGGGGATTCCCTTCGTCATCGACGCTCCTGACGTGGACGAGCACGTCCTGGAGCCGCTCCCGCCCGGGCGCCTCGTGGAGCAGCTGGCCCTGCGCAAGGCGCGGGCGGTGGCCCGGCGGCGCCCGGGAAGCATCGTGCTGGGCGCCGACACCATCGTCGTCGTCGACGGCGAGGTGCTGGGCAAGCCGGCCGACCGGGCGGACGCGGTCGCCATGCTCGAGCGGCTGTCGGGGCGCAGCCACCAGGTGTTGACCGGTGTCGCCGTCGTCCGCGACGGCCGCGAGCTGGTGGCGCACGAGGAGACCGTCGTCCGGTTTGCTTCCCTCACGCGGGAGCAGGTGGAATGGTACGTCGCGACCGGAGAGCCGATGGACAAGGCCGGGGCCTACGGCATCCAGGGCCGCGCCGCCGCGCTGATCTCCGGGATCTCCGGCGATTACTACAACGTGGTCGGGCTTCCCCTGTACCGCACCGTCCAGATGCTGTCGCAGTTCGGCCATCCCATCTTCACGGGAGGAGCCCGCAGAAGGGAGACCTGA